A genomic segment from Drosophila miranda strain MSH22 chromosome 3, D.miranda_PacBio2.1, whole genome shotgun sequence encodes:
- the LOC108158534 gene encoding translation initiation factor eIF-2B subunit delta isoform X3 produces MPGDNSQQDATREQVMAEREAKKQAKQAKKQKATTPATKIITEVEQTTITTKLTTTTTTTARDKPEPPAETAGPAAPIAAVTCTASTDMETVDKTRDQIKAEREAKKAAKQAAKAAKSSGAKVEPPVQKLANLKVTDKTPTPTAAPSSAANDEKKKPALSKAERRALQEAQRAAKAQGQGQVKKAQPAVKAPGAATAKVTATVLKELKRESVSPVKSATSSSPSKNSLITAKSECKVKLFNHLVCAEKGASLFINDPLVHPSMARLGVQYAQRTVVGSNARCIAFLHALRQVVQDFETPAKKEFGRSLDAAVKHHVDHLHKCRPLAVSVSNAYKQFRNQVTQLPADVPEAELKELLVHFIDTYMENQIGKAAQAISSSLQEKITDGDVLLTFGCSSLIQFICEEAKRRQVAFRVIVVDSRPTCEGQEMLRRLHAHGIPCTYVLINAVGYVMAEATKVLLGAHALLANGYVMARTGTAQVALVANAHNVPVLVCCETHKFSERFQTDAIVYNELSDPNDLVRDDKCCLKNWTAKAHLTPLNLNYDITPPELVSAVVTEVAILPCTSVPVILRIKPEIGY; encoded by the exons ATGCCAGGGGACAACAGCCAGCAGGATGCAACGCGTGAGCAGGTCATGGCAGAGCGCGAGGCCAAGAAGCAAGCCAAGCAGGCCAAGAAGCAAAAGGCTACAACACCAGCCACAAAAATCATCACCGAAGTAGAGCAGACGACCATAACTACAAAGCTGACAACCACGACCACAACCACTGCCAGGGACAAGCCAGAACCACccgcagaaactgcagggccAGCAGCTCCTATTGCCGCAGTCACTTGCACTGCGTCGACAGACATGGAAACTGTGGACAAGACACGCGACCAGATTAAGGCTGAGCGAGAGGCTAAGAAGGCGGCCAAACAGGCTGCGAAGGCAGCCAAATCCAGTGGAGCCAAGGTTGAGCCCCCAGTGCAGAAGCTGGCCAACTTAAAAGTGACGGATAAGACTCCAACACCAACCGCAGCTCCATCCTCTGCAGCGAATGACGAAAAG AAGAAACCCGCTCTCAGCAAAGCCGAGCGGCGGGCCCTACAGGAAGCTCAGAGGGCAGCCAAGGCCCAAGGACAAGGACAAGTAAAGAAAGCCCAGCCAGCGGTCAAGGCTCCGGGTGCAGCTACGGCGAAAGTCACGGCCACGGTActcaaggaactaaaacgggAAAGCGTCTCGCCTGTAAAATCAGCAACGAGTTCTTCACCCAGCAAAAACTCATTAATCACCGCCAAATCAGAGTGCAAAGTAAAGCTGTTCAATCATTTGGTTTGTGCAGAGAAGGGCGCCAGCCTGTTCATCAACGATCCGCTGGTGCATCCCAGCATGGCTCGCCTTGGAGTGCAATATGCTCAGCGCACAGTGGTCGGCTCCAATGCGCGGTGCATTGCCTTCCTGCATGCTCTGCGGCAGGTGGTGCAGGACTTTGAGACGCCTGCCAAGAAGGAGTTTGGGCGCAGCTTGGATGCTGCAGTGAAGCATCACGTGGATCATCTGCACAAGTGTCGTCCGCTGGCCGTCTCCGTGTCCAATGCCTACAAACAGTTTAGGAATCAGGTCACGCAACTGCCGGCAGATGTGCCAGAGGCGGAG CTGAAGGAACTGCTCGTCCACTTCATCGACACCTACATGGAGAACCAGATTGGCAAGGCTGCTCAAGCCATAAGCAGTTCTCTGCAGGAGAAAATCACCGATGGTGATGTACTGCTCACCTTTGGCTGCTCCTCACTAATACAGTTCATCTGCGAGGAGGCTAAGCGGCGACAGGTCGCTTTCCGTGTCATTGTGGTCGATTCGCGTCCCACCTGCGAGGGCCAGGAGATGCTGCGGCGCCTACACGCCCACGGAATACCCTGCACCTATGTGCTGATCAATGCCGTGGGCTATGTGATGGCCGAAGCTACCAAGGTGCTACTGGGTGCCCATGCTCTGCTCGCCAACGGCTATGTGATGGCGCGAACAGGCACTGCTCAGGTGGCCCTCGTGGCTAACGCCCACAATGTCCCGGTTCTGGTCTGCTGTGAGACGCACAAGTTCAGCGAACGATTCCAGACTGACGCCATTGTCTACAACGAGCTGAGCGATCCCAACGATCTGGTGCGCGACGACAAGTGCTGCCTCAAGAACTGGACAGCCAAGGCCCATCTCACGCCCCTCAACCTGAACTATGACATAACGCCACCAGAGCTGGTCAGCGCCGTGGTCACCGAGGTGGCCATCCTGCCCTGCACCAGTGTTCCCGTCATTCTGCGTATCAAGCCAGAAATTGGCTACTAA
- the LOC108158539 gene encoding uncharacterized protein LOC108158539 encodes MADKAAPEKPAGRPMRYPYTFSAKIAQFPIKHYIKNQWIWRYYFIAAVACVPVFYKISRLANSPGNKKAWAESQAKEAAEHH; translated from the exons ATGGCCGACAAAGCTGCTCCTGAAAAGCCCGCGGGCCGCCCCATGAGATACCCATACACTTTCTCGGCAAAGATTGCCCAATTCCCCATCAAGCACTACATCAAGAATCAGTGGATCTGGCGCTACTACTTCATTGCGGCTGTTGCCTGCGTGCCCGTCTTCTACAAGATCAGCCGATTGG CCAACTCGCCCGGAAACAAGAAGGCATGGGCCGAGTCCCAGGCTAAGGAGGCTGCCGAGCACCATTAA
- the LOC108158534 gene encoding translation initiation factor eIF-2B subunit delta isoform X1, protein MSMSVSLQAIKMIKTSDQVSQTESQTTRAKQKKQRQRNRPRNKRNRVEDSTTTANTTTESSTTDSAPTESAMPGDNSQQDATREQVMAEREAKKQAKQAKKQKATTPATKIITEVEQTTITTKLTTTTTTTARDKPEPPAETAGPAAPIAAVTCTASTDMETVDKTRDQIKAEREAKKAAKQAAKAAKSSGAKVEPPVQKLANLKVTDKTPTPTAAPSSAANDEKKKPALSKAERRALQEAQRAAKAQGQGQVKKAQPAVKAPGAATAKVTATVLKELKRESVSPVKSATSSSPSKNSLITAKSECKVKLFNHLVCAEKGASLFINDPLVHPSMARLGVQYAQRTVVGSNARCIAFLHALRQVVQDFETPAKKEFGRSLDAAVKHHVDHLHKCRPLAVSVSNAYKQFRNQVTQLPADVPEAELKELLVHFIDTYMENQIGKAAQAISSSLQEKITDGDVLLTFGCSSLIQFICEEAKRRQVAFRVIVVDSRPTCEGQEMLRRLHAHGIPCTYVLINAVGYVMAEATKVLLGAHALLANGYVMARTGTAQVALVANAHNVPVLVCCETHKFSERFQTDAIVYNELSDPNDLVRDDKCCLKNWTAKAHLTPLNLNYDITPPELVSAVVTEVAILPCTSVPVILRIKPEIGY, encoded by the exons ATGTCCATGTCTGTCTCCTTGCAAgctatcaaaatgattaaaacGAGCGATCAGGTGTCACAG ACCGAGAGTCAGACGACCAGGGCCAAGCAAAAGAAACAGAGGCAACGAAATCGACCCCGAAACAAACGAAATCGCGTTGAAGATAGCACTACTACTGCTAATACTACTACAGAATCGTCGACTACTGACTCCGCGCCCACTGAGAGTGCAATGCCAGGGGACAACAGCCAGCAGGATGCAACGCGTGAGCAGGTCATGGCAGAGCGCGAGGCCAAGAAGCAAGCCAAGCAGGCCAAGAAGCAAAAGGCTACAACACCAGCCACAAAAATCATCACCGAAGTAGAGCAGACGACCATAACTACAAAGCTGACAACCACGACCACAACCACTGCCAGGGACAAGCCAGAACCACccgcagaaactgcagggccAGCAGCTCCTATTGCCGCAGTCACTTGCACTGCGTCGACAGACATGGAAACTGTGGACAAGACACGCGACCAGATTAAGGCTGAGCGAGAGGCTAAGAAGGCGGCCAAACAGGCTGCGAAGGCAGCCAAATCCAGTGGAGCCAAGGTTGAGCCCCCAGTGCAGAAGCTGGCCAACTTAAAAGTGACGGATAAGACTCCAACACCAACCGCAGCTCCATCCTCTGCAGCGAATGACGAAAAG AAGAAACCCGCTCTCAGCAAAGCCGAGCGGCGGGCCCTACAGGAAGCTCAGAGGGCAGCCAAGGCCCAAGGACAAGGACAAGTAAAGAAAGCCCAGCCAGCGGTCAAGGCTCCGGGTGCAGCTACGGCGAAAGTCACGGCCACGGTActcaaggaactaaaacgggAAAGCGTCTCGCCTGTAAAATCAGCAACGAGTTCTTCACCCAGCAAAAACTCATTAATCACCGCCAAATCAGAGTGCAAAGTAAAGCTGTTCAATCATTTGGTTTGTGCAGAGAAGGGCGCCAGCCTGTTCATCAACGATCCGCTGGTGCATCCCAGCATGGCTCGCCTTGGAGTGCAATATGCTCAGCGCACAGTGGTCGGCTCCAATGCGCGGTGCATTGCCTTCCTGCATGCTCTGCGGCAGGTGGTGCAGGACTTTGAGACGCCTGCCAAGAAGGAGTTTGGGCGCAGCTTGGATGCTGCAGTGAAGCATCACGTGGATCATCTGCACAAGTGTCGTCCGCTGGCCGTCTCCGTGTCCAATGCCTACAAACAGTTTAGGAATCAGGTCACGCAACTGCCGGCAGATGTGCCAGAGGCGGAG CTGAAGGAACTGCTCGTCCACTTCATCGACACCTACATGGAGAACCAGATTGGCAAGGCTGCTCAAGCCATAAGCAGTTCTCTGCAGGAGAAAATCACCGATGGTGATGTACTGCTCACCTTTGGCTGCTCCTCACTAATACAGTTCATCTGCGAGGAGGCTAAGCGGCGACAGGTCGCTTTCCGTGTCATTGTGGTCGATTCGCGTCCCACCTGCGAGGGCCAGGAGATGCTGCGGCGCCTACACGCCCACGGAATACCCTGCACCTATGTGCTGATCAATGCCGTGGGCTATGTGATGGCCGAAGCTACCAAGGTGCTACTGGGTGCCCATGCTCTGCTCGCCAACGGCTATGTGATGGCGCGAACAGGCACTGCTCAGGTGGCCCTCGTGGCTAACGCCCACAATGTCCCGGTTCTGGTCTGCTGTGAGACGCACAAGTTCAGCGAACGATTCCAGACTGACGCCATTGTCTACAACGAGCTGAGCGATCCCAACGATCTGGTGCGCGACGACAAGTGCTGCCTCAAGAACTGGACAGCCAAGGCCCATCTCACGCCCCTCAACCTGAACTATGACATAACGCCACCAGAGCTGGTCAGCGCCGTGGTCACCGAGGTGGCCATCCTGCCCTGCACCAGTGTTCCCGTCATTCTGCGTATCAAGCCAGAAATTGGCTACTAA
- the LOC108158533 gene encoding myotubularin-related protein 6 isoform X2: protein MDDIKLAKVESVRMIDRYNTKNPTVGTLYLTATHLIFVEPESNKETWILHMHVASIEKLPLSTTGSPLLIRCKTFLSVTFVIPKDSECHDVYTSLLKLFQPVSINKLYCFNYQPAKDDYPKSAGWDFFNLEAEFKHLLVPNDNWTLCSMNEKYELCDTYPRQIYVPKEATTLMLISSSRFRSKGRLPALTYLHNNKASICRCSQPLSGFSARCLEDEQMLEAIRKTNTNTDYMYVVDTRPRINAMANRAAGKGYENEAFYENIKFHFLGIENIHVQRASLQKVLEACEQKSPTMSAFLNALESSGWLKHIRSILDTSSFIANAVDKGVSVVVHCSDGWDRTAQVCSLAQLMLNPYYRTIKGFQALIEKDWLAFGHKFSERCGHIQTDAKEVSPIFTQFLDCTWQLMSQRSEAFEFNERFLLILHDHVHSCQFGTFVGNCEKDRLDLKLSERTFSLWGFMANHLNEYINPLYRPNVDEAIKANLAPQCIKFWRGMYCRFESGIHPREPLGDLLLDSKEHTNSLEDHVQHLTKRIASFKSYISKSAKKLQDATSTNTKVTKEVAVSNEINDNKYNYDKKLSELSAADDDHPLKANNMSFANLSLNAEQTSPPQDLPDEISSVAIDWKPMRNVTACSCSTPFDQFSKKTHCWRCGDIFCERCIDKNVSLPGHDSGKLVPVCRGCFRQMQKSSP from the exons GTGGAGAGTGTGCGGATGATAGATCGCTACAATACCAAAAATCCCACAGTCGGTACCCTCTATCTGACGGCCACCCATTTGATATTCGTCGAGCCCGAGAGCAACAAGGAGACCTGG ATTCTGCACATGCACGTGGCCAGCATAGAGAAGCTGCCGCTGAGCACAACCGGATCGCCGCTCCTCATACGCTGCAAGACATTCCTGTCGGTCACATTCGTGATTCCTAAGGACTCCGAGTGCCACGACGTCTACACATCACTGCTGAAGCTTTTCCAGCCAG TATCCATCAACAAATTGTATTGCTTCAACTATCAGCCGGCCAAGGATGACTACCCCAAGAGCGCTGGCTGGGACTTCTTCAACCTGGAGGCCGAGTTCAAGCACCTACTGGTGCCCAACGACAATTGGACCCTGTGCTCGATGAACGAGAAGTACGAGCTCTGCGACACCTATCCGCGTCAGATCTACGTGCCCAAGGAGGCCACCACTCTGATGCTCATCAGCAGTTCGCGCTTCCGCTCCAAGGGACGGCTGCCGGCGCTCACCTATCTGCACAACAACAAG GCCTCCATTTGCCGCTGCAGCCAGCCGCTGTCTGGCTTCAGTGCCCGCTGTTTGGAAGATGAACAAATGCTGGAGGCCATACGGAAGACAAACACTAACACTGACTACATGTATGTGGTGGATACGCGGCCGCGT ATTAATGCGATGGCGAATCGAGCTGCCGGCAAGGGATACGAGAACGAGGCCTTCTATGAGAACATTAAGTTCCATTTTCTGGGCATCGAGAACATACACGTACAGCGCGCCAGCTTGCAGAAGGTGCTGGAGGCCTGCGAACAGAAGTCTCCCACCATGAGCGCGTTCCTGAATGCCCTCGAGTCGTCTGGCTGGCTGAAGCACATTCGCTCCATATTGGACACGTCGAG CTTCATTGCAAATGCCGTGGACAAGGGCGTCTCTGTGGTTGTCCACTGCTCCGATGGCTGGGACCGCACCGCTCAGGTGTGTTCGCTGGCGCAGCTGATGCTGAATCCCTACTACCGCACAATCAAGGGCTTCCAGGCGTTGATCGAGAAGGATTGGCTGGCCTTCGGGCACAAGTTCAGCGAGCGTTGTGGCCACATTCAGACGGATGCAAAGGAGGTCTCGCCTATTTTTACGCAATTCCTGGACTGCACCTGGCAGCTGATGTCGCAGCGAAGCGAAGCCTTCGAGTTCAACGAGCGCTTCCTTCTCATCCTGCACGACCATGTGCACTCCTGCCAGTTCGGCACCTTTGTGGGCAACTGCGAGAAGGATCGACTGGACCTGAAGCTCTCCGAGCGCACATTCTCATTGTGGGGCTTCATGGCCAACCACCTGAACGAGTATATCAATCCGCTATACAGGCCCAATGTGGATGAGGCAATCAAGGCTAATCTGGCGCCGCAGTGCATCAA ATTCTGGCGGGGAATGTACTGCCGGTTTGAGAGCGGCATTCATCCGCGAGAACCGCTGGGCGATCTGCTGCTCGACAGCAAGGAGCACACCAACTCTCTGGAGGATCATGTGCAGCATCTTACCAAGCGCATAGCAAGCTTCAAGAGCTACATCTCCAAGTCGGCCAAGAAACTGCAGGATGCCACCAGCACCAACACCAAGGTCACCAAAGAGGTGGCTGTTTCCAACGAGATCAATGACAACAA ATACAACTACGACAAGAAGCTGAGCGAACTGTCCGCTGCTGACGACGACCACCCGCTAAAGGCAAACAACATGTCGTTTGCCAATCTCTCGCTGAACGCAGAGCAGACGAGCCCGCCGCAAGATCTGCCCGACGAGATCAGCTCGGTGGCCATTGATTGGAAGCCCATGCGCAATGTTACCGCCTGTTCCTGCTCCACGCCCTTCGATCAGTTTAGCAAAAAG ACACATTGTTGGCGCTGTGGTGACATCTTCTGCGAGCGCTGCATCGACAAAAATGTGTCCCTGCCAGGACACGACAGCGGCAAGTTGGTTCCCGTGTGCCGAGGCTGCTTCCGGCAAATGCAGAAGAGCAGCCCGTAG
- the LOC108158534 gene encoding translation initiation factor eIF-2B subunit delta isoform X2: MSMSVSLQAIKMIKTSDQVSQTESQTTRAKQKKQRQRNRPRNKRNRVEDSTTTANTTTESSTTDSAPTESAMPGDNSQQDATREQVMAEREAKKQAKQAKKQKATTPATKIITEVEQTTITTKLTTTTTTTARDKPEPPAETAGPAAPIAAVTCTASTDMETVDKTRDQIKAEREAKKAAKQAAKAAKSSGAKVEPPVQKLANLKVTDKTPTPTAAPSSAANDEKKPALSKAERRALQEAQRAAKAQGQGQVKKAQPAVKAPGAATAKVTATVLKELKRESVSPVKSATSSSPSKNSLITAKSECKVKLFNHLVCAEKGASLFINDPLVHPSMARLGVQYAQRTVVGSNARCIAFLHALRQVVQDFETPAKKEFGRSLDAAVKHHVDHLHKCRPLAVSVSNAYKQFRNQVTQLPADVPEAELKELLVHFIDTYMENQIGKAAQAISSSLQEKITDGDVLLTFGCSSLIQFICEEAKRRQVAFRVIVVDSRPTCEGQEMLRRLHAHGIPCTYVLINAVGYVMAEATKVLLGAHALLANGYVMARTGTAQVALVANAHNVPVLVCCETHKFSERFQTDAIVYNELSDPNDLVRDDKCCLKNWTAKAHLTPLNLNYDITPPELVSAVVTEVAILPCTSVPVILRIKPEIGY; encoded by the exons ATGTCCATGTCTGTCTCCTTGCAAgctatcaaaatgattaaaacGAGCGATCAGGTGTCACAG ACCGAGAGTCAGACGACCAGGGCCAAGCAAAAGAAACAGAGGCAACGAAATCGACCCCGAAACAAACGAAATCGCGTTGAAGATAGCACTACTACTGCTAATACTACTACAGAATCGTCGACTACTGACTCCGCGCCCACTGAGAGTGCAATGCCAGGGGACAACAGCCAGCAGGATGCAACGCGTGAGCAGGTCATGGCAGAGCGCGAGGCCAAGAAGCAAGCCAAGCAGGCCAAGAAGCAAAAGGCTACAACACCAGCCACAAAAATCATCACCGAAGTAGAGCAGACGACCATAACTACAAAGCTGACAACCACGACCACAACCACTGCCAGGGACAAGCCAGAACCACccgcagaaactgcagggccAGCAGCTCCTATTGCCGCAGTCACTTGCACTGCGTCGACAGACATGGAAACTGTGGACAAGACACGCGACCAGATTAAGGCTGAGCGAGAGGCTAAGAAGGCGGCCAAACAGGCTGCGAAGGCAGCCAAATCCAGTGGAGCCAAGGTTGAGCCCCCAGTGCAGAAGCTGGCCAACTTAAAAGTGACGGATAAGACTCCAACACCAACCGCAGCTCCATCCTCTGCAGCGAATGACGAAAAG AAACCCGCTCTCAGCAAAGCCGAGCGGCGGGCCCTACAGGAAGCTCAGAGGGCAGCCAAGGCCCAAGGACAAGGACAAGTAAAGAAAGCCCAGCCAGCGGTCAAGGCTCCGGGTGCAGCTACGGCGAAAGTCACGGCCACGGTActcaaggaactaaaacgggAAAGCGTCTCGCCTGTAAAATCAGCAACGAGTTCTTCACCCAGCAAAAACTCATTAATCACCGCCAAATCAGAGTGCAAAGTAAAGCTGTTCAATCATTTGGTTTGTGCAGAGAAGGGCGCCAGCCTGTTCATCAACGATCCGCTGGTGCATCCCAGCATGGCTCGCCTTGGAGTGCAATATGCTCAGCGCACAGTGGTCGGCTCCAATGCGCGGTGCATTGCCTTCCTGCATGCTCTGCGGCAGGTGGTGCAGGACTTTGAGACGCCTGCCAAGAAGGAGTTTGGGCGCAGCTTGGATGCTGCAGTGAAGCATCACGTGGATCATCTGCACAAGTGTCGTCCGCTGGCCGTCTCCGTGTCCAATGCCTACAAACAGTTTAGGAATCAGGTCACGCAACTGCCGGCAGATGTGCCAGAGGCGGAG CTGAAGGAACTGCTCGTCCACTTCATCGACACCTACATGGAGAACCAGATTGGCAAGGCTGCTCAAGCCATAAGCAGTTCTCTGCAGGAGAAAATCACCGATGGTGATGTACTGCTCACCTTTGGCTGCTCCTCACTAATACAGTTCATCTGCGAGGAGGCTAAGCGGCGACAGGTCGCTTTCCGTGTCATTGTGGTCGATTCGCGTCCCACCTGCGAGGGCCAGGAGATGCTGCGGCGCCTACACGCCCACGGAATACCCTGCACCTATGTGCTGATCAATGCCGTGGGCTATGTGATGGCCGAAGCTACCAAGGTGCTACTGGGTGCCCATGCTCTGCTCGCCAACGGCTATGTGATGGCGCGAACAGGCACTGCTCAGGTGGCCCTCGTGGCTAACGCCCACAATGTCCCGGTTCTGGTCTGCTGTGAGACGCACAAGTTCAGCGAACGATTCCAGACTGACGCCATTGTCTACAACGAGCTGAGCGATCCCAACGATCTGGTGCGCGACGACAAGTGCTGCCTCAAGAACTGGACAGCCAAGGCCCATCTCACGCCCCTCAACCTGAACTATGACATAACGCCACCAGAGCTGGTCAGCGCCGTGGTCACCGAGGTGGCCATCCTGCCCTGCACCAGTGTTCCCGTCATTCTGCGTATCAAGCCAGAAATTGGCTACTAA